One Myotis daubentonii chromosome 3, mMyoDau2.1, whole genome shotgun sequence genomic window carries:
- the FAM8A1 gene encoding protein FAM8A1 gives MAEGPEQPRGRPPGQGDGGGDREPVPSLRGSPAAAAPAPRPRDGPPAEPQAPGRPPVAGLPPPAAAAGESEPPREPGMLEEAAADPGAGPREKPARLSAREYSRQVHEWLWQSYCGYLTWHSCLAALPAYCPQLPAPSYPSGDAAPQAGAPPALPPGYYSPFYFLSAAAPGPGPGAAPGSASPAPVPGLGPRAPHLQAAVRATPVTRAGSAAPSRTPSETGRQAGREYVIPSLAHRFMAEMVDFFILFFIKATIVLSIMHLSGIKDISKFAMHYIIEEIDEDTSMEDLQKMMVVALIYRLLVCFYEIICIWGAGGATPGKFLLGLRVVTCDTSVLIAPSRVLVIPSSNVSITTSTIRALIKNFSIASFFPAFITLLFFQHNRTAYDIVAGTIVVKRNGVR, from the exons ATGGCAGAGGGGCCGGAGCAGCCGCGAGGCCGCCCCCCGGGACAGGGCGACGGTGGCGGGGACCGCGAACCCGTCCCTTCCCTGAGAGGCTCTCCTGCCGCTgccgcccccgccccacgcccccgGGACGGGCCGCCAGCCGAGCCCCAGGCCCCGGGCCGGCCTCCCGTCGCGGGCCTCCCGCCCCCTGCGGCGGCCGCCGGGGAGTCGGAGCCGCCGCGCGAGCCCGGGATGCTGGAGGAGGCGGCGGCCGACCCGGGTGCGGGGCCGCGGGAGAAGCCGGCGCGGCTGAGCGCCCGCGAGTACTCGCGGCAGGTGCACGAGTGGCTGTGGCAGTCCTACTGCGGCTACCTCACCTGGCACAGCTGCCTGGCCGCCTTGCCAGCCTACTGCCCGCAGCTGCCCGCGCCCAGCTACCCCTCGGGGGACGCCGCCCCCCAGGCCGGGGCGCCGCCGGCCCTGCCGCCGGGCTACTACAGCCCCTTCTACTTCCTGAGCGCCGCGGCcccggggcccgggccgggggcGGCTCCCGGCAGCGCCTCTCCTGCTCCAGTCCCAGGCCTGGGGCCCCGGGCTCCTCACCTTCAGGCCGCCGTCCGGGCCACCCCAGTAACGAGGGCGGGGTCCGCCGCCCCTTCCCGAACCCCGAGCGAGACCGGGCgccaggcag gcaGAGAGTATGTTATTCCATCCTTAGCCCACAGATTTATGGCAGAGATGGTGGATTTCTTCATTCTCTTCTTTATAAAAGCAACTATTGTCTTAAGCATTATGCACCTCAGTGGAATAAA GGATATCTCTAAGTTTGCTATGCATTATATAATAGAAGAAATAGATGAAGACACATCAATGGAAGACTTGCAGAAAATGATGGTTGTGGCTCTTATATACAGATTACTAGTTTGTTTCTATGAG ATAATTTGCATTTGGGGAGCAGGCGGAGCTACCCCAGGGAAGTTCCTGCTGGGGCTTCGAGTTGTGACATGTGACACGTCAGTGCTTATTGCACCAAGTCGGGTTTTAGTGATTCCTTCCTCAAATGTTAGCATTACAAC GTCCACTATACGAGCATTGATCAAGAATTTTTCTATTGCTTCTTTTTTCCCTGCTTTCATCACACTGCTGTTTTTTCAGCATAATCGAACAGCCTATGACATTGTAGCAGGAACCATTGTGGTAAAAAGAAATGGGGTCAGATGA